A window from Vulcanimicrobium alpinum encodes these proteins:
- a CDS encoding stage V sporulation protein S: protein MIEPPRIPASGVLKVSAHSNPNSVAGALAGVLREKPAAELQAIGAGATNQAVKAIAIARSYLHASGIDLWCVPEFTDVEIDGNLRTAIRLLVERRAMESAPPPAP from the coding sequence ATGATCGAGCCGCCGAGAATCCCGGCTTCCGGGGTTCTCAAAGTGTCTGCTCATTCAAATCCCAACTCCGTCGCCGGCGCTCTCGCCGGCGTGTTGCGTGAAAAGCCCGCGGCCGAACTTCAAGCGATCGGCGCCGGTGCAACCAACCAAGCCGTCAAAGCGATCGCGATCGCGCGCTCCTACCTTCACGCCAGCGGGATCGATCTGTGGTGCGTTCCTGAATTCACCGACGTCGAAATTGACGGGAACTTGCGCACCGCGATCCGGCTGCTGGTGGAGCGCCGCGCCATGGAATCCGCCCCGCCGCCGGCGCCGTGA
- a CDS encoding MauE/DoxX family redox-associated membrane protein, translating into MTLQRLAPWIVLVLRLTIGGIFIAAGALKVGHADLFAAEIAGFRIGFLPQAAIGPMAIALPYLEMLVGAYLVLGLFTRISGFAAAVLLGVFDLAIASAVVRGLTVSCGCFGPNDTTTTTWSEVARDAIFVALALVIALRPPGALALDRRIGIHS; encoded by the coding sequence TTGACGCTGCAGCGTCTCGCGCCGTGGATCGTCCTCGTCCTGCGCCTGACGATCGGCGGCATCTTCATCGCCGCCGGCGCGCTGAAGGTCGGCCACGCCGACCTTTTCGCCGCCGAGATCGCCGGCTTCCGGATCGGCTTCCTTCCGCAAGCGGCGATCGGGCCGATGGCGATCGCGCTGCCGTATCTCGAGATGCTGGTCGGCGCGTACTTGGTGCTCGGTCTGTTCACCCGGATCTCCGGGTTCGCCGCCGCCGTGCTGCTCGGCGTGTTCGATCTCGCGATCGCCTCCGCCGTGGTGCGCGGGCTCACCGTCTCGTGCGGCTGCTTCGGACCCAACGACACGACGACGACGACGTGGAGCGAGGTCGCCCGCGACGCGATCTTCGTCGCGCTCGCGCTCGTCATCGCACTGCGACCGCCCGGGGCACTCGCCCTCGACCGGAGAATCGGAATCCACTCATGA
- a CDS encoding sigma-E factor regulatory protein RseB domain-containing protein, translating into MRSASLGLGLGLALLAAGIPGVRADVPPHTMAPRPSPRATPVPAAATDARPLIVQAVAAPKHVSFVGQMSTIRSGTSQALAVISKIEHRAPDDTRRTYLAPRALYGQFVISRGAMSWDVDPSRKRVVVTENKAAVDPVAVVDDIALLDSNYRAVRTASDDVADRHADVIDLVSRYTGERAMRLWIDRDTHIVLAKEAYHSDGSLAWRTRFDDIRYTDDIPAEVFNGSVPPGYETVQGRSYGSPTSVATSVPDAGFAPVTPKYLPEGFSLAGSDVSSVKGTRNLHLIYSDGIRTLSLFENATDRAIDFSGMQTRTTSFEGHDARYVRDGPTTLLAWRERKLAFALVGDLDLKELIQIASSVVP; encoded by the coding sequence GTGCGCTCCGCTAGCCTCGGGCTCGGTCTCGGGCTCGCGCTTCTCGCCGCCGGTATCCCCGGCGTCCGTGCCGACGTTCCGCCGCACACGATGGCGCCGCGGCCGTCGCCGCGCGCGACGCCGGTCCCGGCCGCAGCGACCGATGCACGGCCGCTGATCGTGCAGGCGGTCGCGGCGCCGAAGCACGTCTCGTTCGTCGGTCAGATGTCGACGATCCGGAGCGGAACGAGTCAGGCACTCGCGGTGATCTCGAAGATCGAGCATCGCGCGCCCGACGACACGCGCCGCACGTATCTCGCGCCGCGCGCGCTCTACGGACAGTTCGTGATCAGCCGCGGCGCGATGTCGTGGGACGTCGATCCCAGCCGCAAGCGCGTCGTCGTCACCGAGAACAAGGCCGCCGTCGATCCGGTCGCCGTCGTCGACGATATCGCGCTGCTCGACAGCAACTACCGCGCCGTGCGCACCGCATCGGACGACGTCGCAGACCGGCACGCCGACGTGATCGATCTCGTCAGCCGGTACACCGGCGAGCGCGCGATGCGGCTGTGGATCGATCGCGACACGCATATCGTGCTCGCGAAAGAAGCGTATCACAGCGATGGTTCGCTGGCGTGGCGGACGCGCTTCGACGACATCCGCTACACCGACGACATCCCCGCCGAAGTATTCAACGGCAGCGTTCCGCCGGGTTACGAGACGGTGCAGGGCCGTTCGTACGGCTCGCCGACGTCGGTCGCGACGTCGGTCCCCGACGCCGGTTTCGCGCCGGTCACGCCGAAGTATCTCCCCGAGGGCTTCTCGCTCGCCGGCAGCGACGTCAGCAGCGTCAAAGGCACGCGCAACCTGCACCTGATCTATTCCGACGGGATCCGCACCCTCTCGCTCTTCGAGAACGCGACCGATCGTGCGATCGACTTCAGCGGGATGCAGACGCGCACGACGTCGTTTGAGGGCCACGACGCGCGCTACGTGCGCGACGGTCCGACGACGCTGCTCGCATGGCGCGAACGAAAGCTCGCCTTCGCCCTGGTCGGCGACCTCGATCTCAAAGAGCTGATTCAGATCGCGAGCTCGGTCGTCCCGTAA
- a CDS encoding sigma-70 family RNA polymerase sigma factor: MGVPRKPIEPPTPEASAFLEQAMDQYGKATYNFAYRLTGNEADARDLTQDAFIRVYRAWRSFQPGTSFLSWIYRIVTNLYRDELRRRKGRFQEEIPGDNAPQEFGGQRPLAVDPIEDYLSGQLGEPLAKALAQLSPEQRQVVVLADIEEYSYQEIADIMGCSIGTVRSRLHRARALLRRLVTRAQQEQR, encoded by the coding sequence ATGGGGGTCCCGCGCAAGCCGATCGAGCCGCCTACGCCCGAGGCGTCGGCGTTCCTCGAACAGGCGATGGACCAGTACGGGAAGGCGACCTATAATTTCGCCTACCGGCTGACCGGAAACGAGGCGGACGCACGCGATCTCACGCAGGACGCGTTCATTCGCGTCTACCGGGCCTGGCGGTCGTTTCAGCCTGGGACGTCGTTCCTTTCGTGGATCTACCGGATCGTCACGAATCTGTACCGGGATGAACTAAGGCGACGAAAAGGACGTTTCCAGGAAGAGATACCGGGAGACAACGCTCCGCAGGAGTTCGGCGGCCAGCGACCTTTGGCGGTCGATCCCATCGAGGATTACCTCTCAGGGCAACTGGGGGAGCCACTGGCGAAGGCGCTGGCTCAGCTCTCGCCGGAACAGCGCCAAGTCGTCGTCCTCGCGGATATCGAAGAATACAGCTATCAGGAGATTGCCGACATCATGGGGTGCTCGATCGGGACGGTTCGATCGCGACTCCACCGAGCGCGGGCTCTTCTTCGTCGGCTGGTGACCAGGGCGCAACAGGAACAACGATGA
- a CDS encoding tetratricopeptide repeat protein has protein sequence MQFRPVFVLALSAAAIVAAVGVLPSVADAAKPAVAANASPSPAPSPTATPEPLDKAIPRLEAKLKVDPNDKASATELAADYLQINRPDLALALTQKLLAGGTKTAQVYYFDGLAQNAAGHQKESLADLENAANLEPTNPGVLGSLTQMYLQLNRPQDAERVAKRALTFNKDDKNAYMAYGGVLASEGKYDEARQQYEGAVKLDPKDVRPLLAEAQTYQQQQAIALAASLYDRAIAIEPNNGEALVGKARLAAAQHNVKDAIATYELLLAQQTDPNDKVAVIDQEAIVYANEKMDAEATAAYQRAIAQFPNVLSAHTAYGDYLLAKNDKAGAEREFTAGAGPNKDQADAVARLGQLYAQQNQIPKAIEQFKRLTQLAQNDSRAHLLLAASYAANRQYGQARDEFKNSYNLQHSPDALLGLGQADLQLRNYTECTQVYTAIDAGAPQLSRRDPTILYSLGKCYEGARQPDKAKSAYQKLLTYVPANSQAAGQIKSLIAALDKQNAPKKPAPKKS, from the coding sequence ATGCAGTTCCGTCCCGTTTTCGTTCTCGCACTCTCGGCCGCCGCGATCGTCGCGGCGGTCGGCGTGCTTCCGAGCGTCGCCGACGCCGCGAAGCCGGCCGTTGCGGCGAATGCGTCGCCGTCGCCGGCTCCCTCGCCGACCGCGACGCCCGAACCGCTCGACAAAGCGATCCCGCGTCTCGAGGCCAAGCTCAAGGTTGATCCGAACGATAAGGCGTCGGCGACCGAACTCGCCGCCGACTACCTGCAGATCAATCGTCCCGACCTGGCGCTCGCGCTGACGCAGAAGCTGCTCGCCGGGGGGACGAAAACGGCGCAGGTCTACTACTTCGACGGACTCGCGCAGAACGCGGCCGGTCACCAGAAAGAGTCGCTCGCCGATCTCGAAAACGCGGCGAACCTCGAGCCGACGAACCCGGGCGTCCTCGGCAGCCTCACGCAGATGTACCTCCAGCTGAACCGTCCGCAGGATGCGGAGCGCGTCGCGAAGCGCGCGCTGACGTTCAACAAGGACGACAAGAACGCGTACATGGCATACGGCGGCGTGCTCGCGAGCGAAGGCAAGTACGACGAAGCGCGCCAGCAGTACGAAGGCGCCGTGAAGCTCGATCCCAAGGACGTGCGTCCGCTGCTCGCCGAGGCGCAGACGTACCAGCAGCAGCAGGCGATCGCGCTCGCCGCGAGCCTTTACGACCGCGCGATCGCGATCGAGCCGAACAACGGCGAAGCGCTGGTCGGCAAGGCGCGCCTCGCAGCTGCCCAGCACAACGTCAAAGACGCGATCGCGACGTACGAACTGCTGCTCGCGCAGCAGACCGATCCCAACGACAAGGTCGCGGTGATCGATCAGGAAGCGATCGTCTACGCGAACGAAAAGATGGATGCGGAAGCGACCGCTGCGTACCAGCGTGCGATCGCGCAGTTCCCGAACGTTCTGAGCGCACACACCGCCTACGGCGACTACCTGCTCGCGAAGAACGACAAGGCCGGGGCGGAACGCGAGTTCACCGCGGGCGCCGGTCCCAACAAAGACCAGGCCGACGCCGTCGCCCGGCTCGGCCAGCTCTACGCGCAGCAGAATCAGATCCCCAAGGCGATCGAACAGTTCAAACGCCTCACCCAGCTCGCGCAGAACGATTCGCGCGCGCACCTTCTGCTCGCCGCGTCGTACGCCGCCAACCGTCAATACGGTCAGGCGCGCGACGAGTTCAAGAACAGCTACAACCTGCAGCACTCGCCCGACGCCCTGCTGGGCCTGGGCCAAGCCGACCTGCAGCTGCGCAACTACACCGAGTGCACGCAGGTGTACACCGCGATCGACGCCGGGGCGCCGCAGCTCTCGCGCCGCGATCCGACGATCCTGTACAGCCTGGGCAAGTGCTACGAGGGAGCGCGCCAGCCCGACAAGGCCAAGAGCGCGTACCAGAAACTGCTCACGTACGTCCCCGCCAACTCTCAGGCCGCCGGTCAGATCAAGTCGCTGATCGCGGCGCTCGACAAACAGAACGCGCCGAAGAAGCCGGCTCCGAAGAAGTCGTAA
- a CDS encoding anti-sigma factor family protein yields MTTHYDRDTLIDYLHGALKPATDAAVFAHLESGCDRCQLVLDEESGLTEILRRAAAASELEFPAMVKARVWDAVRHERPSVFDRIRSRWGPAIAVPVAAAVALAAYFGTPVLRGGNTASGITASYYLDEHNAEAMQNPLGPNVGPAVYSPDTATSSNSTAASYIDTADAATLDSADGALR; encoded by the coding sequence ATGACCACCCACTATGATCGCGACACCCTCATCGACTATCTTCACGGCGCGCTGAAACCGGCGACCGACGCCGCCGTCTTCGCGCACCTCGAATCGGGCTGCGACCGTTGCCAGCTCGTGCTCGACGAAGAGTCGGGGCTGACCGAGATACTGCGCCGCGCCGCAGCCGCTTCCGAACTCGAGTTCCCCGCGATGGTGAAAGCCCGCGTCTGGGACGCGGTCCGTCACGAGCGGCCGTCGGTCTTCGACCGAATTCGGAGCCGCTGGGGCCCGGCGATCGCCGTCCCCGTCGCAGCCGCGGTCGCGCTAGCCGCGTATTTCGGCACGCCCGTCCTGCGCGGCGGGAACACCGCCTCGGGGATCACCGCGAGCTACTACCTCGACGAGCACAACGCCGAAGCGATGCAGAACCCGCTGGGGCCCAACGTCGGCCCCGCAGTGTACTCGCCCGACACGGCGACGAGCTCGAATTCGACCGCTGCTTCGTACATCGATACCGCCGACGCCGCGACCCTCGACAGCGCCGACGGTGCGCTCCGCTAG
- a CDS encoding divalent metal cation transporter: protein MRGFDGRRTVPARASAHGPDQSATAAPEETGRSFLSFDFGPPNLSFTDPLHFFGRGTMATVHAHSQTVPVQRPKGRLWRYLAVAGPGLIVAFADTEAGSITTAATSGAQFGMKLVLLQLLLIVPLFVVQEMTVRLGTVTGQGHAQLIRRHYGLAWTWVSLGTMLVTNLAALVTEFIGVAGAALVFGLPVAPIVVICATVLIGIALSGRYRRAEVFALALCLLELLFIPAAIVAHPDPGALIREGLFGSQPLGNRDYLLLVAGNIGAVIMPWMIFYQQSATVDKGLTPLDLPLSRLDTAIGAVLTQVIMVAVVVTCAATLFVNHISISDAAHAALALVPLTGSRFAGIAFGAGLLGAALLGALVVSLATSWAFGEAFAWRCSLNASCFEAKRFYGMYMLMVAAAAGIVLVPHLPLIRITVWVEAFNAFVLPIVLGFLLVMANDRKILGDRVNSALGNTVAIAVAVVCVGLGLWMGFLTITGQAG, encoded by the coding sequence TTGCGGGGCTTCGACGGCCGGCGCACGGTTCCAGCCAGGGCGAGCGCGCACGGCCCCGACCAAAGCGCTACCGCGGCGCCGGAGGAAACGGGAAGATCGTTCCTAAGTTTCGACTTCGGACCTCCTAATCTGAGCTTTACCGATCCGTTACACTTCTTCGGCCGGGGGACCATGGCGACCGTTCACGCCCATTCTCAGACCGTTCCGGTCCAGCGCCCCAAGGGGCGCTTGTGGCGTTACCTCGCCGTCGCCGGACCGGGTTTGATCGTCGCGTTCGCGGACACCGAAGCGGGGAGCATCACGACGGCCGCGACGTCGGGCGCGCAGTTCGGGATGAAGCTCGTCCTGCTGCAGCTGCTGTTGATCGTGCCGCTCTTCGTGGTCCAGGAGATGACGGTTCGGCTGGGGACCGTGACGGGCCAGGGTCATGCCCAATTGATCCGGCGCCACTACGGCCTCGCCTGGACGTGGGTGTCGCTCGGGACGATGCTGGTCACCAATCTCGCGGCGCTCGTCACCGAGTTCATCGGCGTCGCCGGCGCGGCGCTCGTGTTCGGCCTGCCGGTCGCGCCGATCGTGGTGATCTGCGCGACCGTGCTCATCGGGATCGCGCTGAGCGGCCGTTACCGTCGCGCCGAGGTGTTCGCGCTCGCCCTGTGCCTGTTGGAACTGCTCTTCATCCCGGCGGCGATCGTCGCGCATCCCGATCCCGGCGCGCTGATCCGCGAAGGACTCTTCGGAAGCCAGCCGCTGGGAAACCGCGATTATCTGCTGCTCGTCGCCGGCAACATCGGCGCGGTGATCATGCCGTGGATGATCTTCTACCAGCAATCCGCGACGGTCGACAAGGGACTCACGCCGCTCGATCTCCCGCTGTCCCGGCTCGACACGGCGATCGGCGCGGTGCTGACGCAGGTCATCATGGTCGCGGTCGTCGTGACCTGCGCGGCGACGCTGTTCGTCAACCACATCAGCATCTCCGACGCGGCGCACGCCGCGCTCGCGCTGGTCCCGTTGACGGGCTCGCGCTTCGCGGGGATCGCGTTCGGCGCAGGGTTGCTGGGGGCCGCGCTGCTCGGTGCGCTGGTCGTCTCGCTCGCGACGTCCTGGGCCTTCGGCGAGGCCTTCGCCTGGCGCTGCTCGCTCAACGCGAGCTGCTTCGAAGCCAAGCGCTTCTACGGTATGTACATGCTGATGGTGGCGGCGGCGGCCGGGATCGTCCTCGTCCCGCACCTCCCGCTGATCCGCATCACGGTCTGGGTCGAAGCGTTCAACGCCTTCGTCCTGCCGATCGTGCTCGGTTTCTTGCTGGTCATGGCCAACGACCGGAAGATCCTCGGCGACCGGGTCAACTCGGCCCTGGGCAACACGGTGGCGATCGCCGTGGCGGTTGTCTGCGTCGGCCTGGGACTCTGGATGGGCTTCCTGACGATCACCGGGCAGGCCGGCTGA
- a CDS encoding PHP domain-containing protein, with protein MTVDFHSHTRESDGTLTPRELVGMMKARGVSWFSITDHDTTRAYEAVDAPGQHVIPGIEINTTWDGSDVHILGYGIPTGPSPLAETLARNRTHRRARVDAMVRGLNAAGYPLTVEQVLAQSDGGHALGRPHVAKALVLHGMVPDIETAFRTLLSRGTPGYAPSTHITPFEAIDVVRACGGVAVLAHPGRLRDDAIVDDLVAAGLAGIEVFYPTHTTQQTAHYRAAAARANLVMTAGSDFHDVRWNARGVGVDVDPSDVRPFLELVAERV; from the coding sequence GTGACGGTCGACTTTCACAGTCACACCCGCGAGAGCGACGGGACGCTCACGCCGCGCGAGCTCGTCGGGATGATGAAGGCCCGCGGCGTCTCGTGGTTTTCGATCACCGATCACGACACGACCCGCGCGTACGAAGCCGTCGACGCGCCCGGCCAGCACGTCATCCCCGGCATCGAGATCAATACGACCTGGGACGGCAGCGACGTGCACATCCTCGGCTACGGGATCCCGACCGGTCCGTCACCGCTCGCCGAGACGCTCGCGCGCAACCGCACGCATCGCCGGGCGCGCGTCGACGCGATGGTCCGCGGGCTCAACGCTGCCGGCTATCCGCTCACCGTCGAGCAGGTCCTCGCGCAGTCCGACGGCGGTCATGCGCTCGGTCGTCCGCACGTCGCGAAGGCGCTTGTGCTCCACGGCATGGTCCCCGATATCGAGACCGCGTTCCGCACGCTGCTCTCGCGCGGCACGCCGGGATACGCGCCCTCGACGCACATCACGCCGTTCGAAGCGATCGACGTGGTGCGGGCCTGCGGCGGCGTCGCAGTGCTCGCGCATCCCGGCCGGTTGCGCGACGACGCGATCGTCGACGACCTCGTCGCGGCGGGTCTCGCCGGGATCGAAGTCTTTTATCCGACGCACACCACGCAGCAGACCGCGCACTACCGCGCCGCGGCGGCGCGGGCGAATCTGGTGATGACCGCCGGCTCCGATTTCCACGACGTGCGCTGGAACGCGCGCGGTGTCGGGGTCGACGTCGATCCGTCGGACGTGCGTCCGTTTTTGGAACTCGTTGCCGAGCGTGTTTAG
- a CDS encoding TlpA family protein disulfide reductase — protein sequence MSQTARKTASSRPNGRVIIYAALSLVVVAVIVAIGLLNRSSVPNAASNAPIQANLKVGDTAPPFSVKTNAGPFELSAVSSPVLLEVFATWCPHCQRETPVLNQIAAKYQGKIAMVAVSGSPNAINGNDPESQADVNAFGQQFDVRYPIAYDPTLDVAQKYLKNGFPTLVMIDRNKKVVWMTSGETAQAEIEKAIKMTL from the coding sequence ATGAGCCAAACCGCGCGCAAGACCGCCTCGTCGCGACCGAACGGCCGCGTCATCATCTACGCAGCTCTCTCGCTGGTCGTTGTCGCCGTCATCGTCGCGATCGGACTGCTCAACCGCAGTTCCGTCCCCAACGCCGCGTCGAACGCGCCGATCCAAGCGAACCTCAAGGTCGGCGATACCGCGCCGCCATTCAGCGTGAAGACGAACGCCGGCCCGTTCGAGCTGAGCGCCGTCTCGTCGCCGGTGCTGCTCGAAGTGTTCGCGACGTGGTGCCCGCATTGCCAGCGCGAGACCCCGGTGCTCAATCAGATCGCCGCGAAGTATCAGGGCAAGATCGCGATGGTCGCCGTGAGCGGCAGCCCCAACGCGATCAACGGAAACGATCCGGAGTCGCAGGCCGACGTCAACGCGTTCGGCCAGCAGTTCGACGTGCGCTATCCGATCGCGTACGATCCGACGCTCGACGTCGCCCAGAAATACCTGAAGAACGGGTTCCCGACGCTCGTGATGATCGACCGGAACAAGAAGGTCGTGTGGATGACGTCGGGCGAGACGGCGCAAGCGGAGATCGAGAAGGCGATCAAGATGACGCTCTGA
- a CDS encoding TIGR00282 family metallophosphoesterase, which produces MVTPSTVTVLVVGDVMGSPGRDTLKKHLALAREQHHVDAVIANGENAAAGFGLTTSTADEMFAAGVDFITSGNHIWDKREFRAVLDETDRILRPANYPPNLPGRGVGTFTVNGVTIGVLNLMGRVFMPPVDDPFRVGRALVDELRHITPVIIVDVHAEATSEKMAMGRFLDGDVSLVYGTHTHVQTSDEQIFAGGTAYLTDVGMTGPSDGVIGMESSAVLERFTNAVSERFAVQKTGTRQFCAAVTTIDVASGRALDIKRINLRGLA; this is translated from the coding sequence ATCGTAACTCCGAGCACCGTTACCGTCCTCGTCGTCGGCGATGTCATGGGATCGCCGGGACGCGACACCCTCAAGAAACATCTCGCACTCGCCCGCGAGCAGCACCACGTCGACGCGGTGATCGCCAACGGCGAGAACGCCGCCGCCGGTTTCGGGCTGACGACCTCCACCGCCGACGAGATGTTCGCGGCCGGCGTCGACTTTATCACGTCCGGCAACCATATCTGGGACAAGCGCGAGTTCCGCGCCGTGCTCGACGAGACCGATCGCATCCTGCGCCCGGCGAACTATCCGCCGAACCTGCCCGGCCGCGGCGTCGGGACGTTCACGGTCAACGGCGTGACGATCGGCGTGCTCAACCTGATGGGGCGCGTCTTCATGCCGCCGGTCGACGATCCGTTCCGGGTCGGCCGCGCGCTGGTCGACGAGCTTCGCCACATCACCCCGGTCATCATCGTCGACGTGCACGCCGAAGCGACGTCGGAGAAGATGGCGATGGGGCGATTCCTCGACGGCGACGTCTCGCTTGTGTACGGGACGCACACCCACGTCCAAACCTCCGACGAGCAGATCTTCGCCGGCGGAACGGCCTACCTGACCGACGTCGGGATGACGGGCCCGTCCGACGGCGTCATCGGGATGGAATCATCGGCAGTCCTCGAGCGTTTCACGAATGCGGTTTCGGAGCGCTTCGCCGTGCAAAAAACGGGTACACGTCAATTTTGCGCGGCCGTCACGACGATTGATGTCGCTTCGGGACGTGCGCTCGACATCAAACGCATCAATCTTCGAGGCCTAGCATGA
- a CDS encoding DoxX family protein: MMNDLALLVARVTLGASIASHGAQKAFGWFDGSGPQNAGAYFETLGFKPGAQYAAAASYNEIAAGALIALGAGGPLGPAGVLATMLVAAQSVHAKNGFFAAKGGIELNVVYSAGALALASTGYGALSLDRALSLDEKLRHPILTTLAIAGGLAAAWTILAQRDFSPPPGTLATPTIAGNGASPSPSPAAN, translated from the coding sequence ATGATGAACGATCTCGCGCTCCTGGTCGCGCGCGTCACGCTCGGTGCGAGCATCGCGTCGCACGGCGCCCAGAAGGCGTTCGGCTGGTTCGACGGCTCGGGACCGCAGAACGCCGGCGCCTACTTCGAAACGCTCGGCTTCAAGCCGGGAGCGCAGTACGCCGCGGCCGCGTCGTACAACGAAATCGCCGCGGGCGCGTTGATCGCGCTCGGCGCCGGCGGGCCGCTCGGCCCGGCCGGCGTGCTGGCGACGATGCTCGTCGCGGCGCAGAGCGTCCACGCGAAGAACGGTTTCTTCGCGGCCAAAGGCGGGATCGAACTCAACGTCGTCTACTCGGCCGGGGCGCTTGCGCTCGCCTCGACCGGGTACGGCGCGCTCTCGCTCGACCGCGCGCTCAGCCTCGACGAAAAACTGCGCCATCCGATCCTCACGACGCTCGCGATCGCGGGCGGGCTCGCCGCCGCGTGGACGATCCTCGCGCAGCGTGACTTCTCGCCGCCGCCCGGCACGCTCGCGACGCCGACGATCGCCGGCAACGGCGCGAGCCCCAGCCCCTCGCCGGCCGCAAACTGA
- a CDS encoding histone deacetylase family protein, with product MLVAYDDTLTVHLADVPHPDRPDRVRVVARELERRGMLGDRIDARVARPDELVRVHPASYIEMVRRTCDELAWGGVAFLGDDPDTLVDGTSFEGAARAAGATLAALERAVDERRGAFALVRPPGHHAEPARGMGFCVFNNAAIAARTYAQEAGGRVLVIDFDYHHGNGTQAATGGGVSYFGTHADPAYPGTGDPRDNRIVSGGALVNVPIDARGISTEGFLAIHARSLRALAERVRPRLIVVSAGYDVVAGDPVGDLGVDPAFARQMGRLLREIADGYCDGRALFVLEGGYDPPTLAGCVAETIAGFDEGLETERTEVQAIPAAQRALVREIESAALAGARG from the coding sequence ATGCTCGTGGCGTACGACGACACCCTGACCGTCCACCTCGCGGACGTCCCGCACCCGGATCGTCCCGATCGGGTGCGCGTCGTCGCGCGCGAGCTCGAGCGGCGCGGGATGCTCGGCGACCGCATCGACGCACGGGTCGCGCGCCCCGACGAACTCGTGCGCGTGCATCCCGCGTCGTACATCGAGATGGTGCGGCGCACGTGCGACGAGCTCGCGTGGGGCGGTGTCGCGTTTCTCGGCGACGACCCCGACACGCTCGTCGACGGCACGTCGTTCGAAGGCGCAGCGCGCGCCGCCGGCGCAACGCTCGCCGCGCTCGAACGTGCCGTCGACGAACGGCGCGGCGCCTTCGCGCTGGTTCGCCCGCCCGGGCACCACGCCGAACCCGCCCGCGGGATGGGCTTCTGCGTCTTCAACAACGCGGCGATCGCGGCGCGCACCTACGCGCAGGAGGCCGGCGGACGCGTGCTGGTGATCGACTTCGACTACCATCACGGGAACGGTACGCAGGCGGCGACCGGCGGTGGCGTCTCGTACTTCGGAACGCACGCCGACCCGGCGTATCCGGGGACCGGCGATCCGCGCGACAACCGCATCGTCTCCGGCGGCGCGCTCGTCAACGTCCCGATCGACGCGCGCGGGATCAGCACCGAAGGATTCCTCGCGATCCACGCGCGCTCGCTGCGCGCGCTCGCCGAGCGCGTGCGCCCGCGGCTGATCGTCGTGAGCGCGGGTTACGACGTCGTCGCGGGCGATCCGGTCGGCGATCTCGGCGTGGATCCGGCGTTCGCGCGCCAGATGGGACGGCTGCTGCGCGAGATCGCCGACGGCTACTGTGACGGCCGCGCGCTGTTCGTCCTCGAGGGCGGCTACGATCCGCCGACGCTCGCCGGCTGCGTCGCCGAGACGATCGCCGGTTTCGATGAAGGGCTCGAGACCGAGCGGACCGAGGTGCAGGCGATCCCGGCCGCGCAGCGCGCGCTGGTGCGCGAGATCGAGTCCGCTGCCTTGGCGGGAGCGCGCGGTTGA